The following are encoded in a window of Arctopsyche grandis isolate Sample6627 chromosome 2, ASM5162203v2, whole genome shotgun sequence genomic DNA:
- the LOC143922283 gene encoding dnaJ homolog subfamily C member 11-like: MSWLTRGFQTFIFPIHLCDEVLLAPVFYATVVPLVSWLAVKKFIIDPINREKENREIRKNRENNKAKMEEMRREAIWATKLMHEMYNRVHNEETKNKGLIIIKALYGKLPSGVTQHNVDKEDDGENDSLPDDVIDVTVPVQCLVKNSKLVLQISSKAQLPGFYDTCLGEDKHLSIKYHYIDEIYTCTISDEESLNIPS; the protein is encoded by the exons GCTGACGCGCGGCTTTCAGACTTTCATATTTCCCATTCATTTGTGCGACGAAGTGTTACTGGCGCCAGTATTTTACGCTACTGTCGTACCTTTAGTTTCGTGGCTCGCTGTGAAAAAGTTCATCATAGATCCAATAAATCGAGAGAAGGAAAACAGAGAGATACGGAAAAATCGAGAAAATAACAAAGCcaa AATGGAAGAGATGAGACGCGAGGCTATATGGGCTACAAAACTTATGCACGAAATGTACAATCGTGTGCACAATGaagaaactaaaaataaaggaCTCATAATTATTAAAGCGCTCTATGGAAAACTCCCTTCAG GTGTTACACAACACAACGTGGACAAAGAGGACGATGGCGAAAACGATAGTTTACCTGATGACGTGATAGATGTTACTGTTCCCGTGCAATGTTTGGTGAAGAATTCCAAGCTCGTATTGCAAATTTCGTCTAAG GCTCAATTACCCGGCTTCTATGACACGTGTCTCGGTGAAGACAAACACTTGTCGATAAAATACCATTACATTGATGAAATATATACGTGTACTATCTCAGATGAAGAATCTTTGAATATACCGTCATAA